A window of Pseudoalteromonas sp. MEBiC 03607 genomic DNA:
GGCCGCGTTTAGCTTAGGTGTGTTGGCTAAGTTAAATGTGAAACGTTTTCGCATTCAATCACTTATTTTATGTCCAACCCGCGAACTGGCAGAGCAAGTTGCAGAAGAAGTTCGTAAGCTTGCTCGCGGCATTCATAATATTAAAGTTTTAACTTTATGCGGTGGTGTATCTATTGGTCCACAGATTGGTTCACTAGAGCATGGCGCTCATATTATTGTTGGCACACCAGGTCGTGTTGATGATCATATTCGTAAGGGCACATTGCGTTTAGATGACGTTGAAACATTGGTATTAGATGAAGCTGACCAAATGCTTGATATGGGCTTTCAAGATACCCTTGATGCCATTGTTGAATGTATTCCAAATCAACGCCAAACCTTGTTGTTTAGTGCGACTTATCCAAAATCAATTGCAGCGATTGCTGAGCGAGTTTTAAGCAATCCTGAAATGATTAAGGTTGAAGAAGAGCAAACAAAAAGCACGATCACACAATACTTTTACAAGCTTGATAATAACAAGCAGCGCTTTAATACGCTGAAGCTGTTGCTTTTGAAGTTTCAGCCAGAAAGCTGTGTGGTTTTTTGTAATACTAAGGTTGAAACACAGCAAATTTGTGATGACCTATACGCTGAAGGCTTTAGTGCCGTTGCTTTACACGGTGATTTAGATCAACGCGAACGTGAACGTACTTTAATTCGTTTTGCTAATAAAAGCGCGTGTATCTTGGTGGCGACGGATGTTGCTGCACGAGGCTTAGATATTAACGACATGGATATGGTTGTAAATTATCACTTAGCACATGATCCACAAACTCATGTTCACCGCGTTGGTCGAACAGGTCGAGCAGGTAAAAAAGGCATTGCATGTTCTATTTATGGTGAGGCTGAGCAATTTAAAGTGGCACAAATCGGTGATCATTACGAACGCGACTTCAACCCTGAGCCACTACCTCCTTTTAGCTTACTTGAAAAGCCGGCCTACAAGCCTACGATG
This region includes:
- the dbpA gene encoding ATP-dependent RNA helicase DbpA — translated: MTATAFSSLALPKELTDNLSTLGYAQMTPVQAQSLPVILQGKDIIAQAKTGSGKTAAFSLGVLAKLNVKRFRIQSLILCPTRELAEQVAEEVRKLARGIHNIKVLTLCGGVSIGPQIGSLEHGAHIIVGTPGRVDDHIRKGTLRLDDVETLVLDEADQMLDMGFQDTLDAIVECIPNQRQTLLFSATYPKSIAAIAERVLSNPEMIKVEEEQTKSTITQYFYKLDNNKQRFNTLKLLLLKFQPESCVVFCNTKVETQQICDDLYAEGFSAVALHGDLDQRERERTLIRFANKSACILVATDVAARGLDINDMDMVVNYHLAHDPQTHVHRVGRTGRAGKKGIACSIYGEAEQFKVAQIGDHYERDFNPEPLPPFSLLEKPAYKPTMATIMIDAGKKQKIRAGDILGALTGKEGIAGHQVGKINVLDNVAFIAVERTAAKPALRKLTEGNIKKRKIRARRLSR